In Agrobacterium tumefaciens, a single genomic region encodes these proteins:
- the rnhA gene encoding ribonuclease HI, translated as MKHVDIFTDGACSGNPGPGGWGAVLRYGEVEKELSGGEAETTNNRMELLAAISALNALKSPCEVDLYTDSAYVKDGITKWIFGWKKKGWKTADNKPVKNVELWQALEAAQERHKVTLHWVKGHAGHPENERADELARKGMEPFKRR; from the coding sequence ATGAAGCATGTCGACATTTTCACCGATGGCGCCTGCTCCGGCAATCCCGGGCCGGGTGGCTGGGGCGCCGTGCTGCGTTATGGCGAGGTGGAGAAGGAACTCTCCGGCGGCGAGGCCGAGACCACCAATAACCGCATGGAACTGCTGGCGGCGATCTCGGCGCTCAACGCGTTGAAAAGCCCCTGCGAGGTCGATCTTTATACCGACAGCGCCTATGTGAAGGACGGCATCACCAAGTGGATTTTCGGCTGGAAAAAGAAGGGCTGGAAAACCGCCGATAACAAGCCGGTCAAGAATGTCGAGCTGTGGCAGGCGCTGGAGGCGGCGCAGGAGCGCCACAAGGTCACCCTGCATTGGGTGAAGGGCCATGCCGGCCACCCCGAAAACGAGCGCGCCGACGAACTGGCGCGCAAGGGCATGGAGCCCTTCAAACGCCGGTAA
- a CDS encoding Dabb family protein — translation MILHCVFLRFKAATASSEKHAVFEAIAALKDEIPGIVDVKYGQNISPEGLNGGFVDGFIVTLESPEARDDYLAHPKHMEVGERLVSLTDGGLAGLLVFDMNV, via the coding sequence ATGATCCTGCATTGTGTATTTCTACGCTTCAAGGCTGCGACGGCATCCTCTGAAAAACACGCTGTTTTCGAGGCGATTGCGGCCCTGAAGGACGAGATACCGGGGATCGTGGACGTGAAATACGGCCAGAACATCTCGCCCGAAGGCCTGAATGGCGGTTTCGTTGACGGTTTTATCGTCACGCTGGAAAGCCCCGAAGCCCGCGATGACTACCTTGCCCATCCCAAGCACATGGAAGTCGGGGAACGCCTCGTCTCGCTGACCGATGGCGGCCTTGCCGGGCTTCTGGTGTTCGACATGAATGTATAA